A DNA window from Gigantopelta aegis isolate Gae_Host chromosome 4, Gae_host_genome, whole genome shotgun sequence contains the following coding sequences:
- the LOC121370492 gene encoding gremlin-2-like has protein sequence MRIPWRSIGHWVLVLLVLVALIPALTDGRRRHHHRNRHGNVPKLQLNSTSSSSSSSAAKSGKSVLQNFGGRRHRSVIRGSRNAVVITKKTYLRKEWCKTQPLKQVIKEKGCLRTTVLNNFCYGQCNSFFIPKSDKKDDRPAAFMSCGFCKPRHFRWILVTLKCPGKKGMRFKRKRVQGIKKCRCMAQNVGYP, from the coding sequence ATGAGGATTCCCTGGCGATCGATAGGTCACTGGGTGCTGGTTCTTCTGGTCCTAGTGGCTCTTATCCCCGCCCTCACTGATGGCCGACGACGTCATCATCATCGCAACAGACACGGCAACGTTCCCAAACTTCAGCTCAATTCCACATCATCATCCTCCTCGTCGTCAGCAGCGAAATCGGGCAAATCTGTCCTCCAGAATTTCGGCGGCAGGAGGCACCGGTCGGTGATCCGGGGCAGCCGGAACGCGGTGGTCATCACGAAAAAGACCTACCTCCGGAAGGAGTGGTGCAAGACCCAACCGCTGAAGCAAGTGATCAAGGAGAAGGGATGTCTGCGCACGACTGTCCTCAACAACTTCTGCTACGGCCAATGCAATTCGTTCTTTATTCCAAAGTCGGACAAAAAGGACGACAGGCCAGCGGCCTTCATGTCGTGTGGATTTTGCAAACCTCGACACTTCCGGTGGATTTTGGTGACACTCAAGTGTCCGGGCAAGAAAGGAATGCGGTTTAAACGGAAACGGGTTCAAGGTATTAAGAAGTGCAGGTGCATGGCTCAAAATGTTGGATATCCTTAA